AAGTCTATGAATAACCAACAAGTTATAATAGATAATTTTAAACAGATCCAGCTGGAAAAAGAAGGAAATAAATAATTAAAATAAGAGGTTCTCTGCTTAACTGCAGAGATACCTCTTATAAAAAAAGATTTATACATACTACTATTAAAATAATAATAACTCCTACCACTATATAATTCTTTGCAAATTTATCTTTATGTTCAACTACCTTTTCTTCCTTTATTACTTTTTCTTCTATTTTTTCTTTAACTTCTATTTTGATTTCTTCTGTTTCTTTTGCTGTTTCCTCTTTTATCTCTGTTGAATTTTCTTCTATTATTTCATCTTCAACTCCAATCTTTTCTACAGCTTCTATTGGAGTTTCTTCAATTTTCTCTTCAGCTAGAATTCCTTCTACAGCTTCTTTATTTTCCTTTTCTCCATTCCCAGCTAATACCTCTTCTAACTCTTCGATATTATCTTTCAAAAATTTTCTTCCTAATGGAGTTAATTTATATTTATCATTTCCAAAATATTTTTTTAATTCTTTTTCATCTATGTTGTCAATAACTCTTTGCATCAATATCTCTTTATTTCCAGTTTGTACTAATCCAGCATTTTTTAATATTTCCTTGAGGTCTTTGACTGTTCCCTGTTGAATATCATATATTTTTATATAATCTTCTTTTAATGCTATTTTCAAATAATTTTTTTTATCAATCCCATATTTATCCAGCAATACTTTTGAAGCCTCTGTGTCATAATCCATTTCATTTATTAATTTCAATAAAAGTACCATATTAAAATTCTCCACAAAACTTCCTCCTCTCCTGCTTTAGAACATTCTTACTTTCTATAATATACTATTTATGCTATAAAATCAAACTATAAAATTTTTTTTAGTTTTTTTCCTATAAAATTTTATCTATAATTCTATAAAATAAGCTTTTTATTTTTTAAATCTCTACTTAAATTGTTTTCTTGTGATATAATATAAAGAAAGCAAAGGAGATTTATTTTATGAAAAAAATACTTATAATTTTTTCTCTTTTTATTTTAATGATTAGTTGCAATATAGGAAAAAGAAACGTTGATGCATCTAAGAAAGAGGAAAAAGATGGGATAGTCTATATCATTAATGAAAAGAAACCTTTCACTGGAAAAATTACTGCTAAATATGAAGATGGAAAATTAAAAACAGAAGAAAATTTTAAAGATGGTAAATACGAGGGTATCTCAAAAGAATATTTCTCTAATGGGCAGCTAGCTTTTGAAGGAACATTTAAAAATGGAAAATTAAATGGTGAAGTCAAAACATATTTTGAAAATGGACAATTAGAAGAGGAATCTTCTTATGTTGATAATAAAATTGAAGGTATATGTAAAATATATTATGAAGATGGAAAATTAAGAAATATAATAAACTTCAAAGATGATAAAAAAAATGGTCCTGTTGAATATTACTATCCCAATGGTCAACTTCAATATTCAGGAAATTATGTTGATGACTTACTACAAGGTGAAGGAAAAGTATACTTTGAAAATGGTATTTTAATGGAAGAAAATAATTATTTTGATGGAAAATATCATGGTTTAATAAAAATATACTATAAAAGTGGAAAACTAGAAAGTGAGTATAATTACCAAAATGGAAAAGCTCATGGAGAATCAAAAATTTATTATGAAAATGGGCAGGTAAAAAATATAGCTAATTTTATTGAAGATAAAATCAATGGAGTTTCTAAAACTTATTATGAAAATGGACAGATAGAGGGAGAATACACTTTTATTGATAATCAATTTGATGGTTTATTTAGAAAATATTCCAAAGATGGTAAAATTACCAATGAAGCAATATTTAAAAAAGGAAAAGTAGAAAAAATTATTAAATAAATATTTAATGCCTGAGTTGTTGCAAACTGATGATTTTTAATCATTTATTTGAACAACTCTTTTTTTCAGCATTTTGATTCGGGTTATTGGAAATGCAGCACTCTCTTTTTATAAACTATTCTATATTTTTATTTTAATAATGTATTCTATATATTTTATTAAGTTTATATACAATACATTATTCTTCCCAATATTCTGTCACAAGAAGCTCCATAGTTTTCACTGTGTTTTCTGTTATTTTTGGTGTTCTCATGGGAGGAACTTGTTCTCCTGTTTCTGATATCTCCGTACTTTTCTCTATGGTAGCTGGTGCTGATTTTATAAATCATATAAAAATTCAAATTCCTTATGCATTTTTTAATGGAATAATATCTATATATTATTTTTAGTTATATCTTTAACCATTGACAATAAAATTTTGTTTTTTAAAGAATGATATCACAATCTTATTTTTCATCTTTATAGTGCACATTATTTTATATTGTATACACTTATTATATTTATTTTTTTGAAAAATTTGCTTTTTTTGATTTCATGTAATATAATATACTAAGAGAATCCTTTTTAATATTGTTTTATTATATGACTGGGGGAGATTTACCTTTAAATTTATGGAGGTGGTCTTTATAGTAAGTTTAAATTTAATTAAAAAGGCAAAAGCAGGTAGTGAAGAAGCTATTCAGGAAATTTTTAAAACTTTTCAAGGAATAATGCTTCTAAAAACTAAAAAATATTTCTTTTATGGAGGAGATAAAGATGATGTACTTCAGGAAGCTATGATAGGACTTTTGAAAGCTATAAATGGTTATGAAGCAGGTAAGCAAGCTTCTTTTAAAACTTTTGCTATTTTATGCATAAAAAGACAATTAATTACTGCAATAAAAAGCTCTAATAGTGGAAAATACAAAATTTTAAATATGGCTGTAAATAATAGTGAAGACTCTTATGAATACAATGCCGTTCCTGCATATTCTAATAAGTCCTTTAATTTTTACAATCCTG
Above is a window of Fusobacterium varium DNA encoding:
- the sigH_2 gene encoding Stage 0 sporulation protein H, which gives rise to MEVVFIVSLNLIKKAKAGSEEAIQEIFKTFQGIMLLKTKKYFFYGGDKDDVLQEAMIGLLKAINGYEAGKQASFKTFAILCIKRQLITAIKSSNSGKYKILNMAVNNSEDSYEYNAVPAYSNKSFNFYNPEEIYLSKEKFNALKKYLRTHLSKMENEIFDYMLIELSYTEIAAKTGRDPKSVDNAIQRIKKKLRAFTEEYEAM